TCGAGGAGGCCCAGGTCTTTCTACAATCTCACCCGGAGCAGCCTTTGCTGCGTGTCTGGGGCTTGAATGCTTTCGATCCTGCGCACGGTTTTCTGTTCCTTTCGCGCCTGGAATGGCGACGGGTAGGGGGCGAAGCATTTCTTTGGCTGCATCTGTATAGCGAAACGTCGCTTAAGCAGGATGCGTTAGCGGCAGCCGCGTTTATTAAGCAACTCCTGCCGGCAAAATTACTCCCTCAGTTAAATTTGAAATGCCGCAGCGAAACTCATTTGCCGGAGCAGCCAGAATGGCACCGTCTGGTCGATCAAGTGGTTACGGCCATCGGTCAGAATGAGCTTGATAAGGTCGTGCTGGCAAGGGCCACTGACCTGACCTTTACTTCGCCGGTTTCCGCCGCCGGATTTATGGCCGCCAGCCGCCGTGTAAATCTGAACTGTTACCACTTCCTTATGGCGTTTGATGCGCAAAACGCGTTTCTGGGATCCAGCCCGGAGCGCCTGTGGCGAAGAGTCGATGATGCACTTCGCACCGAGGCGCTTGCGGGCACGGTGGCTAATCACGCCGACGATGCTCAGGCCGCAAAGTTAGGCCAGTGGCTGCTAAAAGATGACAAAAATCAGCGTGAAAATATGCTGGTGGTAGAGGATATCTGCCTGCGGCTGCGGGATGACGTCGGCGCGCTGGATGTGTTGCCGCCACAGGTCGTGCGGCTGCGTAAGGTCCAGCATCTTCGTCGCTGCATCTGGACGCAGCTTAAGCGTCAGGACGATGCGCTTTGCCTCAAACAGCTCCAGCCCACCGCGGCCGTAGCCGGCCTGCCGCGTGAACTGGCCCGGGCGTTTATTAGCGCAAACGAGCCGTTTGAGCGCGAATGGTATGCGGGCTCTGCAGGCTACCTTTCCCGCCATCAAACGGAGTTCTGCGTAGCGCTGCGCTCGGCGCAGGTAAGCCGTAGCGAAGTTCGTCTCTATGCTGGCGCGGGCATTGTCGCCGGTTCGGTTGCCGCCGACGAGTGGCAGGAAATTGAAAATAAAGCGGCCGGACTGAAGACGCTGCTCGTTGGCGGCGGCAACTGAATAATCTATTCACGACGCAAATCAATTTAACTCTTGCCATAGTATTTATAATCGATAGTCGAAATTGACTGCGGACAATATTATGTCGATAAGCTCATTTAACCGCCGCTGGGCGGGCGTCATACTCGAAGCATTAACCCGGCACGGGGTGCGGCACGTGTGTATCGCCCCCGGCTCCCGCTCCACGCCGCTGACCCTCAGCGCGGCGGAAAATCGCAGTTTTATTTGTCACACTCATTTTGATGAACGCGGGCTGGGTCACCTGGCGCTTGGGCTGGCGAAAGCCAGCGGACAGCCGGTGGCTGTCATCGTCACTTCCGGTACCGCGGTCGCCAATCTTTATCCCGCCGTCATTGAAGCCGGACTGACCGGTGAAAAGCTGATTTTACTGACGGCCGACCGCCCGCCTGAGCTTATCGGCTGCGGCGCAAACCAGGCGATTCACCAGCCGGGGCTGTTTAGCTCCCATCCCGCCGATGCGCTTAATCTGCCTCGCCCTACCCACGATATTCCCGCCAGCTGGCTGGTCTCTGCGGTCGACAGCGCCGTCGGGCAGCTTAGCGGCGGCGCGCTGCACATCAATTGTCCTTTTGCCGAACCGCTTTACGGCGCGCCCGACGATACCGGCCTTGACTGGCAAAACAGGCTGGAAGGCTGGTGGGAAGATAGCGCCCCCTGGCTGCGTGAGGTCCACGAAAATGCGGTGCCGAAGCAAAGAGACTGGTTTTTCTGGCGGCAAAAGCGAGGCGTGGTGGTTGCCGGGCGGCTTTCTGCCAGCGAAGGCGAACAGGTGGCGGCCTGGGCACAAATGCTTGGCTGGCCGCTCATCGGCGACGTGCTTTCGCAAACCGGCCAGCCGCTGCCTTGTGCGGATCTGTGGCTCAGCAATAGCCAGGCTGTCACCTGCCTTGAGCAGGCGCAAATCGTTATCCAGTTTGGCGCCAGCCTGACCGGCAAACGCGTTCTCCAGTGGCAGGCCGCCTGTCGGCCAGAAGAGTACTGGCTGGTCGATAAGCAGCCCGGACGACTAGACCCGGCAAACCATCGTGGTCGTCGCCTTGTGGCCGGAGTTGAAGCCTGGCTTGAAAAGCATCCGGCAGAAAAACGCCTTCCCTGGGCCGAAGCGTTAATCTCTCTGGCCTGGAAAACGCTGGAAGAGGTGGAGCACGGCACCCTTACCTTTGGCGAGGCGCAGGTTGCCCAGCGCCTGCCGCAGCTGCTGCCGGAGGGCGGCCAGCTGTTTGTTGGCAACAGCTTAATTGTGCGTTTAATCGATGCCTTCGCGCAGCTTCCGGCCGGGTATCCGGTGTACAGCAACCGGGGAGCAAGCGGCATTGACGGTCTGCTCTCGACCGCGGCAGGCGTTCAGCGGGCAACGGCGCGGTCAACGCTCGCTATAGTCGGAGATATTTCGGCTCTTTACGATCTCAATGCCCTGGCGCTGCTGCGCCACGCATCGGCGCCGTTTGTGCTGCTGGTGGTCAACAACAACGGCGGCCAGATCTTCTCGCTGCTTCCTACGCCCGCAGAAGAGCGGGAGCGCTTTTACTGTATGCCGCAAAACGTGAATTTTTCCCACGCCGCCGCTATGTTCGAGCTGGGTTACCAAAATCCGGAAAGCTGGCAGGCGCTGGAGGAGGCGGTGAAGCGTGCCTGGCTGCGTCCAGGCGCCACGATAATTGAAATCACCGTGCCGGAAACTGACGGCGCCCAGACGCTACAGCACCTGCTGGCTCAGGTCAGCCAGGCATGATCCTTCATGCCGTGCCGTATCTGGGCCGCCGTTCAGACTTGCCGTGGATAGTCTGGCTGCATGGTTTTCTCGGCAGCCATCGTGAATGGTGGGCGTTTGAGCAGGATTTTCACGACTGGCCTCAGCTAAGGGTAGATCTGCCCGGCCACGGCGGTTCCGCCGATGTCCAGGTGCAGGACTTTGCCGGGGTCGATAGCGCCTTACGAAATACCCTTGAGCATTACGGTATCAAAAGCTATTGGCTTGTAGGTTATTCCCTGGGCGGCCGCATCGCGATGTATCACGCCAGTCGGCCAGAACCGAAAGGGCTACGTGGGCTGGTTGTTGAAGGCGCTCATCCCGGCCTGATTGGCGACGCACAACGTGAGGCGAGGGCGCTGAACGATGCCCGCTGGGCGCAGCGTTTAAGGCAGGAAAATGTCCAGAGCGTGCTTAACGACTGGTACCGGCAGCCGGTTTTTCGCTCGCTCAACCGCCAGCAGCGTGCCGAACTGGTTTCCCTGCGTGCGCAAAATAATCCAACGGCGCTGGCCCGGATGCTTGATGCGACTTCACTTGCCTGCCAGCCTGACTTACGCGAGCCGCTTAGCCAGCTTGCCGTTCCTTTTCATTATTTTTGCGGTGAACGAGACGATAAGTTTCGCGCCGTCGCAGCGGAGCTTGGCTGTTCTCTTGCACTGATTTCTGGCGCCGGACATAACGCACATCGGGAATCTCCCGCTGCGTTTAGCGCCGCGCTGTTAACCCTCTTTCGTCACTATGACCTGTAAGGATCTCTCATGATTTATCCTGATGAACAAATGCTTTACGCCCCGATTGAATGGCTGGATTGCTCTGAAGGCTACACCGACATTCGCTATCATAAATCCAGCGACGGTATCGCCAAAATCACCATTAACCGCCCGGAAGTGCGTAATGCGTTTCGTCCGCTGACCGTCAAAGAGATGATTAACGCCCTGGCCGACGCTCGCTATGACGACAATATCGGCACCATTATTCTGACCGGTGAAGGGGAAAAAGCCTTCTGTGCGGGCGGCGACCAGAAAGTTCGCGGCGACTACGGCGGCTATCAGGACGCAAGCGGCGTCCATCACCTGAACGTGCTCGACTTCCAGCGCCAGATTCGCACCTGCCCTAAACCGGTTGTGGCGATGGTGGCGGGCTTTTCCATCGGCGGCGGCCACGTGCTGCACATGATGTGTGACCTGACCATCGCGGCTGAAAACGCCGTCTTCGGTCAGACTGGCCCGAAAGTAGGCTCTTTCGACGGTGGTTGGGGCGCTTCCTACATGGCACGCATCGTAGGCCAGAAAAAGGCTCGCGAGATCTGGTTCCTGTGCCGCCAGTATGATGCAAAAGAGGCGCTCGATATGGGGCTGGTGAATACCGTTGTGCCGGTTGCCGATCTGGAAAAAGAGACCGTGCGCTGGTGCCGCGAAATGCTGCAGAACAGCCCGATGGCGCTGCGCTGCCTGAAAGCTGCCCTGAATGCCGACTGTGACGGCCAGGCCGGGCTGCAGGAGCTGGCGGGTAACGCCACAATGCTCTTCTACATGACCGAAGAGGGTCAGGAAGGCCGCAACGCGTTTAACCAAAAACGTCAGCCGGACTTCAGCAAATTTAAACGGAATCCATAATGCGCAGCGCGGCGCTGTGGCGCTTTCAAATTCCGATGGAGGCCGGCGTTGTACTACGCGACCAGCGCCTCAAGTTCAGGGAGGGGTTGCTGGTGCGTCTCACCCAGGGCGAGCGTAGCGGATGGGGAGAGATTTCTCCTTTGCCGGGCTTTAGTCGTGAAACCCTTGAGGAGGCCCAGGCGCAGACTGAATGCTGGCTGGAGCAATGGCTGGCCGATGAAGCTGCCCCTTTGCCTGAACCGTCGTCCGTTGCCTTTGGCCTGAGCTGCGCGCTGGCCGAGGCTGACGGCACGCTGCCG
This region of Cedecea lapagei genomic DNA includes:
- the menF gene encoding isochorismate synthase MenF — protein: MNSVAVALQQMQQELAGEFADAPGLQRLCVPVTLSDASDPLAWLTAQSLYPQFYWQQRSGNEEVAALGALLSFTALEEAQVFLQSHPEQPLLRVWGLNAFDPAHGFLFLSRLEWRRVGGEAFLWLHLYSETSLKQDALAAAAFIKQLLPAKLLPQLNLKCRSETHLPEQPEWHRLVDQVVTAIGQNELDKVVLARATDLTFTSPVSAAGFMAASRRVNLNCYHFLMAFDAQNAFLGSSPERLWRRVDDALRTEALAGTVANHADDAQAAKLGQWLLKDDKNQRENMLVVEDICLRLRDDVGALDVLPPQVVRLRKVQHLRRCIWTQLKRQDDALCLKQLQPTAAVAGLPRELARAFISANEPFEREWYAGSAGYLSRHQTEFCVALRSAQVSRSEVRLYAGAGIVAGSVAADEWQEIENKAAGLKTLLVGGGN
- the menB gene encoding 1,4-dihydroxy-2-naphthoyl-CoA synthase, giving the protein MIYPDEQMLYAPIEWLDCSEGYTDIRYHKSSDGIAKITINRPEVRNAFRPLTVKEMINALADARYDDNIGTIILTGEGEKAFCAGGDQKVRGDYGGYQDASGVHHLNVLDFQRQIRTCPKPVVAMVAGFSIGGGHVLHMMCDLTIAAENAVFGQTGPKVGSFDGGWGASYMARIVGQKKAREIWFLCRQYDAKEALDMGLVNTVVPVADLEKETVRWCREMLQNSPMALRCLKAALNADCDGQAGLQELAGNATMLFYMTEEGQEGRNAFNQKRQPDFSKFKRNP
- the menH gene encoding 2-succinyl-6-hydroxy-2,4-cyclohexadiene-1-carboxylate synthase, which codes for MILHAVPYLGRRSDLPWIVWLHGFLGSHREWWAFEQDFHDWPQLRVDLPGHGGSADVQVQDFAGVDSALRNTLEHYGIKSYWLVGYSLGGRIAMYHASRPEPKGLRGLVVEGAHPGLIGDAQREARALNDARWAQRLRQENVQSVLNDWYRQPVFRSLNRQQRAELVSLRAQNNPTALARMLDATSLACQPDLREPLSQLAVPFHYFCGERDDKFRAVAAELGCSLALISGAGHNAHRESPAAFSAALLTLFRHYDL
- the menD gene encoding 2-succinyl-5-enolpyruvyl-6-hydroxy-3-cyclohexene-1-carboxylic-acid synthase; amino-acid sequence: MSISSFNRRWAGVILEALTRHGVRHVCIAPGSRSTPLTLSAAENRSFICHTHFDERGLGHLALGLAKASGQPVAVIVTSGTAVANLYPAVIEAGLTGEKLILLTADRPPELIGCGANQAIHQPGLFSSHPADALNLPRPTHDIPASWLVSAVDSAVGQLSGGALHINCPFAEPLYGAPDDTGLDWQNRLEGWWEDSAPWLREVHENAVPKQRDWFFWRQKRGVVVAGRLSASEGEQVAAWAQMLGWPLIGDVLSQTGQPLPCADLWLSNSQAVTCLEQAQIVIQFGASLTGKRVLQWQAACRPEEYWLVDKQPGRLDPANHRGRRLVAGVEAWLEKHPAEKRLPWAEALISLAWKTLEEVEHGTLTFGEAQVAQRLPQLLPEGGQLFVGNSLIVRLIDAFAQLPAGYPVYSNRGASGIDGLLSTAAGVQRATARSTLAIVGDISALYDLNALALLRHASAPFVLLVVNNNGGQIFSLLPTPAEERERFYCMPQNVNFSHAAAMFELGYQNPESWQALEEAVKRAWLRPGATIIEITVPETDGAQTLQHLLAQVSQA